A single genomic interval of Psychrilyobacter piezotolerans harbors:
- the murJ gene encoding murein biosynthesis integral membrane protein MurJ: MFKSGILIMIITLASRVLGLVRTALIAYYFGATKYTDAYFSAFKISNFFRQLLGEGALGTVFIPVYNDKEKKYGAERSKSLIYSVLNLLFIFTTLITILMVIFSDNIINFIVTGFPEETKIIASRLLKIMAVYFVFIGLAGMISAILNNFKKFLIPASTSLFFNFAIIISIMVYGKKYGVTAMAAGVVAGGVLQFLVVLPAFIKIVKHYEFKIDFKDKDLKKIFLLMIPMLLGIFARQINSVVDQFFASHLASGGVSALENATRIYNLPLGVFGISIATVIYPTLSRAVSNNDTETVRKSLQSGLNFLQFLIIPSMGVLIFYAQDIIKLVLGHGQFTQNSITVTSESLIYYSVGLFFYTSVHLMSRAFYGMKDTKRPVIFSVISITINIILNAVLIGQFQHKGLALATAIASMVNFMLLYITFNKKYIKLDLAYIVKFKLKVIISTALALGGSFYLDNIFIKLIVFSGIYLALWAWPLKRKKLEVF; the protein is encoded by the coding sequence ATGTTTAAAAGTGGTATTTTAATCATGATAATCACCTTGGCCAGCAGAGTTTTAGGCTTGGTCCGAACAGCACTTATTGCATATTATTTCGGAGCTACCAAATATACAGATGCCTACTTTAGTGCTTTTAAGATAAGTAATTTTTTCAGACAATTATTGGGAGAGGGAGCCTTAGGAACGGTATTTATCCCTGTCTACAATGATAAGGAAAAAAAATACGGGGCTGAGAGGTCTAAATCTCTGATCTATTCAGTCTTAAACCTATTATTTATATTTACAACTCTGATAACCATCCTAATGGTTATCTTTTCCGATAATATAATTAATTTTATTGTGACAGGATTTCCGGAGGAAACGAAAATTATAGCTTCCAGACTCCTAAAAATAATGGCTGTCTACTTTGTATTCATAGGTTTAGCCGGGATGATCTCTGCCATATTAAATAACTTTAAAAAGTTTTTAATACCTGCCAGCACCTCGCTATTTTTTAACTTTGCCATAATAATCAGTATTATGGTTTATGGTAAAAAATACGGTGTAACGGCAATGGCAGCAGGAGTAGTTGCAGGGGGAGTGTTACAGTTTTTAGTGGTTCTGCCTGCCTTTATAAAGATAGTAAAACACTATGAATTTAAGATAGACTTTAAAGATAAAGATCTGAAAAAGATCTTTTTATTGATGATTCCCATGCTGTTAGGGATCTTTGCCAGACAGATAAACAGTGTAGTGGATCAGTTCTTTGCATCCCACCTGGCCAGCGGAGGGGTATCTGCGTTAGAAAATGCCACAAGGATATATAATCTGCCTCTGGGAGTATTTGGTATTTCCATAGCCACAGTAATCTATCCTACCCTGTCTAGGGCTGTTTCAAACAATGATACCGAGACAGTGAGGAAGAGTCTTCAAAGTGGATTGAATTTTTTACAATTTTTAATCATACCCAGCATGGGGGTCCTGATATTTTATGCTCAAGATATAATAAAATTGGTTTTGGGGCATGGACAGTTTACACAAAACTCCATAACGGTCACCTCTGAGAGTTTAATCTATTATTCGGTGGGATTATTTTTCTATACGTCAGTACATCTTATGAGCCGGGCATTCTACGGAATGAAAGATACCAAAAGGCCTGTTATTTTTAGTGTTATATCTATCACAATAAATATAATTTTAAATGCAGTATTGATCGGTCAATTCCAGCATAAGGGACTGGCACTGGCTACAGCCATAGCATCCATGGTTAATTTTATGCTGTTATACATTACATTCAATAAAAAATATATAAAGTTAGACCTGGCTTATATAGTGAAATTTAAGCTTAAAGTTATTATAAGTACAGCCCTGGCCCTGGGTGGAAGTTTTTACCTGGATAATATTTTTATAAAACTGATAGTTTTTTCCGGGATCTATCTGGCTCTCTGGGCATGGCCGTTAAAGAGGAAAAAGTTAGAGGTGTTTTAG
- the argF gene encoding ornithine carbamoyltransferase — protein MIKNKNFLKLLDYTPEEFNYLLDLSAKLKKDKKEGTEKKYLSGKNIVLIFEKDSTRTRCAFEVGAMDQGANITYLGPSGSQIGKKESIKDTARVLGGFYDGIQYRGYAQETVEILGEFAGVPVWNGLTDEFHPTQILADFLTIKEKFGKLEGIKMAYLGDGRNNMGNSLMIGAALVGMDFKIVAPKDLFPEEELIKKAQEIAETTGAQLTFTDSLEEGVSDTDVVYTDVWVSMGEEEGIWKERIEKLLPYQVNSNVMDMTAKNSIFLHCLPAFHDQKTVVGKDIWEKFGIQEMEVTDEVFEGSKSIVFKQAENRLHTIKAIMVATLAGEI, from the coding sequence ATGATAAAAAATAAAAACTTTTTAAAGTTATTGGATTACACTCCAGAGGAATTTAACTATCTTCTGGATCTTTCAGCCAAGTTAAAGAAGGATAAAAAGGAAGGGACGGAAAAAAAATATCTTTCGGGAAAAAATATCGTTCTTATCTTTGAAAAGGATTCTACCAGAACCAGATGTGCATTTGAAGTGGGAGCTATGGATCAGGGAGCTAATATAACATATCTGGGACCTTCTGGAAGCCAGATTGGAAAGAAGGAGTCTATAAAGGATACAGCCAGAGTACTGGGCGGTTTTTATGATGGTATACAATATAGAGGATATGCCCAGGAGACTGTAGAGATATTGGGGGAATTTGCAGGGGTACCTGTATGGAATGGTCTTACCGATGAATTTCATCCCACGCAGATCTTGGCAGATTTTCTGACCATCAAAGAAAAATTTGGTAAATTAGAAGGGATAAAGATGGCTTACCTTGGAGATGGAAGAAATAATATGGGTAATTCCCTTATGATAGGTGCAGCTTTGGTCGGTATGGATTTTAAAATCGTAGCTCCAAAAGACCTTTTTCCAGAGGAAGAGTTAATAAAAAAAGCTCAGGAAATTGCTGAAACTACAGGTGCTCAACTTACCTTTACAGATTCTTTGGAAGAAGGTGTAAGTGATACCGATGTAGTCTATACAGATGTATGGGTATCTATGGGAGAGGAAGAAGGGATTTGGAAGGAAAGAATAGAAAAATTACTTCCATACCAGGTGAATAGCAATGTTATGGATATGACTGCAAAAAATTCTATCTTTTTACACTGCCTTCCGGCATTTCATGATCAGAAGACAGTTGTAGGAAAAGATATCTGGGAAAAATTTGGTATTCAGGAGATGGAAGTTACAGATGAAGTCTTTGAAGGAAGTAAATCTATCGTATTTAAACAGGCAGAAAATAGATTACATACGATAAAGGCAATTATGGTTGCAACACTTGCAGGGGAGATATAG